A single Blastopirellula retiformator DNA region contains:
- a CDS encoding ABC transporter ATP-binding protein has product MAEVSLKRVSKSYSTNHPAVRDLDLEIADGEFLVLVGPSGCGKSTTLRMIAGLEDATSGEIWIGGQNVTHVAPKNRDVAMVFQNYALYPHMTAYKNMAFGLELRYGGNWLERLARRIVRPQAAKELEARRREIPQRIEETAQTLGISQLLQRLPKELSGGERQRVALGRAIVRDPQLFLFDEPLSNLDAKLRVEMRRELKQLHRQLSATIVYVTHDQVEALTLGDRIAVMKDGVIQQAAAPMEAYRNPANRFVASFLGSPPMNLIRGQIERSDLQIRFVGGGLSIDVTQSGFDPAALDQQEVELGVRPEDVALFADEAPERLADLGLIDAGQADVNLVESLGDAELAHCRLTGSTQELAVKADARIGTPRGKVQLAVSPDQLHLFAADDGRNLRLSPAK; this is encoded by the coding sequence ATGGCCGAAGTTAGCTTGAAACGAGTAAGCAAGTCTTACTCCACCAATCACCCCGCGGTTCGCGACTTGGATTTGGAGATCGCCGACGGCGAGTTCCTGGTTCTGGTAGGTCCCAGCGGGTGCGGTAAAAGTACCACCTTGCGGATGATCGCCGGGCTAGAGGACGCCACCAGCGGCGAAATCTGGATTGGCGGGCAAAACGTCACTCACGTGGCGCCCAAAAACCGCGACGTGGCAATGGTGTTCCAGAACTACGCTTTGTACCCGCACATGACGGCGTACAAAAACATGGCGTTTGGCCTGGAACTCCGCTACGGCGGCAACTGGCTAGAGCGGCTGGCAAGACGCATCGTGCGTCCCCAAGCGGCGAAAGAGTTGGAAGCCCGTCGTCGGGAGATTCCGCAGCGGATTGAGGAGACGGCCCAAACCTTGGGTATCTCTCAGCTTCTGCAGCGTCTGCCGAAAGAGTTGTCTGGTGGCGAGCGGCAACGCGTCGCCCTGGGCCGAGCGATCGTTCGCGATCCGCAGCTGTTCTTGTTCGACGAACCTTTGTCGAACCTGGACGCCAAGTTGCGGGTCGAAATGCGACGAGAGCTAAAACAACTGCACCGCCAGTTGTCGGCCACCATCGTTTACGTTACCCACGATCAAGTGGAAGCGTTAACGCTGGGAGACCGAATTGCGGTGATGAAGGATGGAGTGATTCAACAGGCGGCGGCGCCAATGGAGGCCTACCGCAACCCAGCGAATCGCTTTGTCGCGAGTTTCCTCGGCTCTCCGCCGATGAACCTGATTCGCGGTCAGATCGAGCGATCTGACCTGCAAATCCGATTTGTCGGCGGCGGGCTGTCGATTGACGTGACGCAATCGGGTTTCGACCCGGCGGCACTGGACCAGCAGGAAGTCGAACTTGGCGTACGACCGGAAGATGTCGCCTTGTTCGCCGACGAGGCGCCTGAGCGATTGGCCGATCTGGGCTTGATCGACGCAGGCCAAGCCGACGTCAACCTGGTCGAGTCGCTGGGGGATGCGGAACTGGCGCATTGTCGATTGACAGGCTCGACGCAAGAATTGGCTGTGAAGGCGGATGCTCGGATCGGAACCCCTCGGGGTAAGGTCCAGCTGGCCGTTTCGCCCGATCAGCTCCATTTGTTCGCTGCCGACGATGGTCGCAACCTGCGATTGTCGCCAGCGAAGTAA